One window of the Rhodothermales bacterium genome contains the following:
- a CDS encoding T9SS type A sorting domain-containing protein codes for MKEFLTKFIILLGFSVVLITLDVLAQSAVVSLDSDGNLLITAEMDYAEQTFDEWWAEPYGNSSDPAANIYNWLYFDIYNGNFENNYTWFTLDEQSFRNTWPNFDSSHSYWDSFLKHAYYFGLYIFGDDTFGEDYANNTTGIDSLQFNGANSYIAGKYYAGINSSWNGTLHYDLEIPFDPPVNDPLDGTLTQGTNTPRTDPVIHTIESGYGTGSWIVGPSGVVDYESVGLVSGSYEFVGYINTHDDVGPPKINYISAWQPNVPYVRFTIVDEDNPMTPRTTIGHSTSYVGEASIVTNDTKFVIESGAHVKFIVKNDAITLSSGFHAKLGSSFRTYSDGGSTSLSKRGYNNMPDAQIHTEDATQVVEPGLLSVYPNPTRGSVRIGYTILDEGPVSMVVYDILGREISVLARNLVQSEGGHSVTWNLNDVLVNRSSSGVYIVRFVANDRASTTMFTVIP; via the coding sequence ATGAAAGAGTTTTTAACAAAATTTATTATCCTGTTAGGTTTCTCAGTCGTTTTAATAACACTTGATGTTTTAGCTCAGAGTGCTGTCGTCTCTCTTGACTCAGATGGAAACCTTCTGATTACTGCAGAAATGGACTATGCCGAGCAAACCTTTGATGAATGGTGGGCAGAACCATATGGGAACTCATCAGATCCGGCAGCTAACATCTACAATTGGCTGTATTTTGACATCTACAACGGAAATTTCGAGAACAATTATACATGGTTTACTCTTGATGAACAATCGTTCAGAAATACGTGGCCAAATTTTGACAGTTCACATTCGTATTGGGATAGTTTTCTGAAGCATGCCTACTATTTCGGACTGTATATATTCGGCGACGACACATTTGGCGAAGATTATGCGAACAATACGACGGGAATTGACAGTTTGCAATTCAACGGTGCGAATTCGTATATCGCAGGCAAGTATTATGCGGGAATCAATTCTTCATGGAATGGCACACTGCATTACGATCTTGAGATTCCTTTTGATCCGCCAGTTAACGACCCCTTGGATGGAACGCTGACACAAGGCACAAACACGCCTCGAACAGACCCTGTAATTCATACTATTGAAAGTGGTTATGGAACGGGGAGTTGGATTGTCGGCCCTTCGGGTGTTGTAGATTATGAGTCTGTTGGTCTTGTGAGTGGTTCGTACGAGTTCGTTGGGTACATCAACACCCACGACGATGTGGGCCCTCCAAAGATAAATTACATCTCAGCATGGCAGCCCAACGTGCCGTATGTACGGTTTACGATTGTGGATGAGGATAACCCAATGACTCCGCGAACTACAATTGGTCACTCTACGTCGTATGTGGGCGAAGCCAGCATTGTGACCAATGACACTAAATTCGTCATCGAAAGTGGAGCCCATGTGAAGTTCATCGTCAAGAATGATGCGATCACACTTTCAAGTGGCTTTCATGCAAAACTAGGCAGTAGTTTCAGAACGTATTCAGACGGTGGTTCGACATCTTTGTCTAAGCGTGGTTATAACAACATGCCAGACGCACAGATACATACAGAAGACGCTACGCAAGTTGTTGAACCTGGACTTCTGTCCGTGTATCCGAATCCAACCCGAGGATCTGTTCGTATTGGATATACCATTCTGGATGAAGGTCCCGTATCGATGGTCGTATATGACATATTGGGTAGAGAGATCTCGGTCTTGGCACGTAACCTTGTTCAGTCTGAAGGAGGACATAGTGTAACGTGGAATCTGAACGATGTTCTGGTTAACCGTTCGTCGAGTGGCGTGTACATAGTCAGATTTGTGGCAAATGACCGCGCCAGTACAACCATGTTTACCGTAATACCGTGA
- a CDS encoding T9SS type A sorting domain-containing protein has protein sequence MNLWIGGIVDDQKSASGAERAVQTAYAEFWPGPILDDENPPSNCNEYDRLYRIVYNDDIIGQLHPSNAVLTWPTHLGAKYENVNKVDEYQPRDGDRPLVFGDEMLWWLMNDRGNSHLNTRGRPVGVEVRTMAYAFGVPGTVGNTTFYRYEIKNRNSVPIDSMFVGWKIDGIDDRASDPDNYMGTDTTLSLMYIYNSDADDIAYGSQPPAIGVFVLENELKRSSGAGYERRVLAPEFTSTIPIYPQIGTAVRSADDMYTWLNGQWPILRHLSTLPYDMREGGDGGYLHPVDGPSVSFMYPGDPINGSFWSMMNTDGNGHQARREYPVMLGSVGPVSLQPNDIHVVTIAIVWAQGQNNWDSVRKLRDEVAYIRSIAPILTSPRSIPKSTPTEPSLSLSLGIFPNPFRSSTSVSFSIPTSADIEISVFDVLGRQVGSVADGFFEVGTYTRSFDASELTPGVYYMRFSIIGKSFARSIVVM, from the coding sequence TTGAATCTGTGGATAGGGGGGATAGTCGACGACCAGAAAAGTGCATCAGGGGCGGAACGAGCTGTTCAGACGGCATATGCCGAATTTTGGCCGGGTCCGATTCTTGATGACGAAAATCCACCTTCTAATTGCAACGAGTATGACCGACTATACCGCATCGTTTACAACGATGATATCATCGGACAATTGCACCCGTCCAACGCGGTACTGACCTGGCCCACACATTTGGGTGCTAAGTACGAAAACGTGAACAAGGTTGATGAATATCAGCCACGCGATGGAGACAGACCGCTGGTCTTCGGAGACGAGATGTTGTGGTGGCTCATGAACGACCGGGGTAATTCACATCTGAATACCAGAGGGAGGCCAGTTGGCGTTGAGGTCAGAACCATGGCATATGCCTTCGGCGTGCCCGGTACGGTTGGGAATACAACTTTCTATCGATACGAAATCAAAAACAGGAACAGTGTACCCATAGACAGCATGTTCGTCGGTTGGAAGATAGACGGTATTGATGATCGCGCCAGTGATCCCGACAATTACATGGGCACGGACACGACATTGAGCCTCATGTACATCTACAACAGCGATGCGGATGATATCGCGTATGGCTCTCAGCCACCCGCAATAGGTGTCTTCGTTCTAGAAAACGAGCTGAAGCGTTCATCTGGTGCTGGATACGAAAGGCGCGTTCTGGCACCCGAGTTCACATCTACTATCCCGATCTATCCTCAGATTGGCACGGCAGTGCGAAGTGCTGACGATATGTATACTTGGCTGAATGGGCAGTGGCCAATACTTCGACATTTATCGACTCTCCCATACGATATGCGTGAGGGTGGAGACGGGGGGTATCTACATCCCGTTGATGGTCCATCGGTATCCTTCATGTATCCGGGAGACCCGATAAACGGAAGCTTCTGGTCCATGATGAATACAGACGGTAATGGACACCAGGCTCGCCGTGAATACCCGGTAATGTTGGGTAGCGTCGGCCCCGTCTCGCTCCAGCCGAATGATATCCACGTCGTCACCATCGCGATTGTATGGGCGCAAGGGCAAAACAACTGGGATTCTGTTCGGAAACTTCGCGATGAAGTTGCTTACATACGCAGTATTGCCCCAATACTGACTTCTCCCAGGTCTATTCCAAAATCGACACCTACTGAACCGTCGCTTTCGTTGTCGTTAGGTATTTTTCCCAACCCATTTCGCAGCTCAACCTCCGTTTCCTTTTCCATCCCGACTTCGGCAGACATTGAAATCAGCGTATTCGACGTACTTGGGAGACAGGTCGGATCTGTGGCTGATGGCTTCTTTGAGGTGGGTACGTACACACGGTCATTTGATGCATCCGAGCTGACGCCGGGCGTCTATTATATGCGCTTCAGTATCATCGGCAAGAGCTTCGCGCGCAGCATCGTCGTTATGTAG
- a CDS encoding NADH-quinone oxidoreductase subunit I gives MAGTYKNTSTPNERKLNFWEKLYLPEVFKGLGYSFRKIYQEPMYTFQYPEEQWYPPDSYRGRPVLVEEEGKPRCVSCNLCARACPPMAISMQSGEIDGPKEREPAWFEINMLRCIYCGFCEEVCPEEAIVMSKEYDLTFQHRDEAIFGLDRLLVPKERLADRLDYLDRQRNPQYGSDWSYRKDNNRHSLRDSPFLGALAADMHAS, from the coding sequence ATGGCTGGTACCTACAAAAACACATCCACTCCGAACGAACGGAAACTGAATTTCTGGGAGAAGCTGTATCTCCCCGAGGTGTTCAAGGGGCTGGGATACTCCTTCCGGAAGATCTACCAGGAGCCCATGTACACCTTCCAGTACCCGGAAGAGCAGTGGTATCCGCCGGACAGCTATCGCGGCCGACCGGTGCTGGTGGAAGAGGAGGGCAAGCCGCGTTGCGTGTCCTGCAACCTGTGTGCCCGCGCCTGCCCGCCGATGGCCATTTCCATGCAATCCGGTGAGATTGACGGCCCGAAGGAACGCGAACCGGCGTGGTTCGAAATCAACATGCTGCGCTGCATCTATTGCGGATTCTGCGAGGAAGTGTGTCCGGAAGAAGCCATTGTGATGTCCAAGGAATACGACCTCACGTTCCAGCACCGGGATGAGGCCATTTTCGGGCTCGACCGCCTGCTGGTCCCCAAGGAGCGCCTGGCCGATCGCCTGGACTACCTGGATCGCCAGCGGAATCCACAGTACGGGTCGGATTGGTCCTACCGCAAGGACAACAACCGGCATTCGCTCCGTGACAGCCCCTTCCTGGGTGCGTTGGCCGCAGACATGCACGCGTCGTGA